From Salvelinus sp. IW2-2015 unplaced genomic scaffold, ASM291031v2 Un_scaffold7381, whole genome shotgun sequence:
TCAGATaatataatcacagtggttgatCGAGGGTGAAACAGGTCAACACcttcagataataataatcacaggtggttgtagagggtgaagcaggtcagcacctctcagaataataataatcacgtggttgtagagggtgaagCAGGTCGCActctcagataataataatcaagtggttgtagagggtgaaaCAGGTCAACACCCTTCAGATAATAATCAATCACAGTGGTTGAAGGGTGAAACAGGAGTCAGACCCTCTCAGATAAATGTGACGTCCATTATTCTGGTCGATTGATTGTGGTGATGTACTAGAGAAGAGTCCCACCAGACCTATAATAACCTCCATGTAATGGTTTAGACTCGCTAGTGAggctcctcagagagagagtcacTATAATAACCTGTATGTATTTATAAGGGCGAGAGCTCCCTCACCGATTATTAATTACATAACCTGTATGTTAAGATAACAGAGCTCCCACGCAGATATCAATACCTGTAATAAGCCGTTCATACCGACAGACTCCACCAGAATATAATACACTGTATGGTTAGACAGAGCTCGCGCATCAGATATAAATAACCTGTATGGTTTAGAACAGAGCTCCCACTAGCACATATAAATAACCTGTATGGTTCAGATACAGAGCTCGgccacccagaaaatataaataaCCTGTATGTTAGACAGAGCTCCCAACAGTATAATACAACCTGTATGGTTAACAGAGGCTCCCGACTAGATATAAATAACCTGTAATGGTTAGCACAGAGCTCCTCAACCAGATATAATAACTGTATGGTTAGACCAGAGCTCCCACCACGATATACCATAACTCTTTGTAATGGCTTACGGACAGAGCTTCACACAATATATAATAACCTGTTATGGTTAGACAGAGCTCCCACCAGATATAATAACCTGTATGGTTACGACAGAGGCTTCCCACCAAGATATACATAACGCTTATCGGTTACGACCAGAGATCCCACCAGAATATAATAACCTGGTATGGTTAGACCAGACTCCCACTAGATATAATAAACCTAGTAATGGTTAGACAGAGCTCCCACCAGATATATTAACCTGATATGGTTAGACCAGAGCTCCACAGATATAATAACGCTGTATGGTTAGACAAGAGCTCCCACTAGATATACATAACCTGTATGGTTTAACAGCGCTCAGGGTGTGGCGTAGCTAAGGTTTTATTCTCTCTAACCGCCTCATCCAAAATCTTCAGTAACCAAGATAGCTGCAGCACACCCTCAGAACAATAACAGAAGTATAAAAAAGCCATGCATAATGTTTTTAGTAGGCTTCATTtaattctcctctttctcctgcccTCCGttcacttccctccctccctccatcgttTGCTCATAAATCCGGTGACCCTTTGGACCCTTAGAAAGAGACGTTGTTTGTCAGTGGCTGGCTGGGTAAGATAAAAACTTTCAATACACATCCTGTCTACTTGCCCATTTTATTCCAGACAAATAAAAATTGCACTGTGAAAAACATCTGAATATTAAATGTGACAGACGGATTACAACATAAGACAGTGTGTGAAACATGAGCCCAGACCAGACAGGACGAGCCCCCCAGAACCAGACAGACGAGGGGGCTCGTGCTGTCTGCTGGTCGGGGGCCTCGTCTGTCTGGTTGGGGGGCTCGTCTGTTCTCTGGTCGGGGGGCTCGTTCTGTCCTGTCGGGGGGCTCGTCTGTCTGGTTGGGGGGACATCGTCTGTCTGGGTTGGGGGGCTTCGTCTGTCTGGTTGGGGGGCCTCGTCTGTCTGGGTCGGGGGGCTCGTCTGTCTGGTTTGGGGGCTTGTCTGTCTGGTCGGGGGGCTCGTCTGTCTGGTAGGGGGCTCGTCTGTCTTGGTTGGGGGCTCGTTCTGTCTCCTGGTCCGGAGGGGTCGTCTGTCCTGGCGGGGGGCTCGTCTGTCTGGTTGGGGGGCTCGTCTGTCTGGTCGGGGGGCTGCGTCCTGTCTGGTTGGGGGCTCGTCTGTCTGGTTCGGGGGCTCGTCTGCTGGTTAGGGGGCTCGTCTGTCTGGTCCGGGGGCTCGTCTGTCTGGTTGGGGGGCTCGTCTGTCTGGTCGGGGGGCTCGTCTGTCTGGTTGGGGGCTCGTCTGTCTGGTTGGGGGGCTCGTCTTCTCTGGTCGGGGGCTCGTCTGTCTGGTCGGGGGCTTCGTCTGTCTGGTTGGGGCTCGTCCTGTTGGTCTGGGGTCGTCTGTCCTGGTCTGGGGGCTCGTCTGTCAGGTCCGGGGGGCTCGTCTGTCAGGTCGGGGGGCTCGTCTGTCTGGTTGGGGGGCTCGTCTGTCTGTGGTCGTGGGGGCAGTTCTATCTGTGGTCGGGGGTTGCTCGTCTGTCTGGTTGGGGGGCTCGTCTGTCCTGTGTGGTCGTGGGGGCACTCTATCTGTGGTCGGGGGGCTCGTCTGTCTGGTCGGGGGCTCGTAGGGTCCTATAAAACGCTTCAGACGACAGTGGACAAATAGAGATAATCCCAGTGTATAGGATCCATGCGACGGAGAATTAgtattggatgtgtgtgtgtgtgtgtgtgtgtgtgtgtgttgtgtgttgtgtgtgtgtgtgggtgtgtgtgtgtgtgtgtgtgtgtgtgtgtgttgtgtgtgtgtgtggttgtgtgtgtgtgtggcgagcgAGGAGAATCGA
This genomic window contains:
- the LOC112079252 gene encoding uncharacterized protein → VLELFAVSQGVIAIRGVYSNRFLAMNKRGRLHAIDPTSPRPDRRAPRPQIECPHDHTGQTSPPTRQTSNPRPQIELPPRPQTDEPPNQTDEPPDLTDEPPGPDRRAPRPGQTTPDQQDEPQPDRRSPRPDRRAPDQRRRAPQPDRRAPNQTDEPPDQTDEPPNQTDEPPDQTDEPPNQQTSPRTRQTSPQPDRTQPPDQTDEPPNQTDEPPARTDDPSGPGDRTSPQPRQTSPLPDRRAPRPDRQAPKPDRRAPRPRQTRPPNQTDEAPQPRQTMSPQPDRRAPRQDRTSPPTREQTSPPTRQTRPPTSRQHEPPRLSGSGGLVLSGLGSCFTHCLML